GGCCTCGCCCTGGCCGTGCCGGCCGAGCGGCTGCGCTGGCGCGCCAGCCTCACGGTGCGCGGGCCGCTGGAGCTGCCTGTCACCCTCGGCTAGCGGGCAGCTGCCAGCGGCCTTCGGCGGGCGCGGCTAGAGGCCGCAGAGCTCGTCGAGGGACTGGGCGCCGGTCTTCTGGCTGTTGCGGGTGGGCGTCTGCGTGGGCGTGGCCGTGCGGGTCCTGGCGGGCGTGGAGGCGGTCACGCTGGGGGAGGCGCTGACGTTGGCCGTCTGCGCGCGGCGGGCGGGCCTGAGGGAGTCGTTGATGGCCTTCTTGGTGGCGGTACGGATCTTCGCCCAGTCGGGCCGGCCCGAGTAGAACTCCGGGGGCACGAACTGCAGGCTGGTGATCTTGGCGTCCTTGACCTTGACCGCCAGCTCCACCAGCGCCGGCAGCAGGCTCTGCGGGATGTTCGTCTGCGCCAGCCGCTTGGCCGCACCGGCGATCTTCTCGAACCTGGCGAGGATCACCGCGGGGGTGGCCTGCTGGGCGAAGGCGCCGATGACGCAGCGCTGGCGGGACATGCGGGAGAAGTCGTCGCTGCCGACGCGGGAGCGGCCGTACCACAGGGCCTGCTCGCCCGTGAGCTTCCGGTATCCCGCCTTGATGGTGCCGGCGGTGCCGTAGAGGCCGCCCCACTTGACGTCCTGGTCCACCCTGATCCTGAGGCCGCCGATGGCGTCCACGAGGTCGGCGAAGCCGTACATGTTCATCAGCATGTAGTAGTCGAGCTTGAGGCCGAGCGTGTAGCCGATGGCGTCCATGAGGGCCCGCGGGCCGCGGTTCTTGCCGCCCATGAGCTGCGGGTTGTCGTTGGCGTACTGCCAGACCTCGTTGAGCAGGCCGCCGTTGGGCAACTCGGCCATGAACCCGTTCGGGAACTGCTTGTGCAGCGGGGAGGAGGTCGGGAAGCGCACGTGCTGCAGGTTGCGGGGCAGGCTGAACAGCACGGTGGCGCCGGTCCTGAGGTCGACGCTGGCCACGTTCATGCTGTCGGTGCGCACGCCGGTCCTGTTGCCGGCCGCGTCGCCGCCGATCAGCAGGAAGTTGACGCGGTCCTTCCCGTTCCACGGGTCCTCGGGGTTGTGGGTGATCTGGGGGTCGCCCGGGTCGGGGGTCTCCTTGAAGATGGAGCCGACGGCGTCGCGGAAGGTCAGGACGTAGTTGGCGGTCAGCGCGAACGGCGACATGACCGACACGCACAAGACGCCCACCACGATGCCGGTGAGGATCTGGCCCTGCTGGTTCAGCCTGTTGGGGCCGAGCGCCACGTACGAGGTGGCCAGCACCGCGAACCACGCCAGGGCGAGCACCCCGGCGATGACGACCACCGTCATCATGTTGCCCCGGTCGGCCAGCCAGGCCGCGTTCGCCAGGTCCCCTGCCACGGTCAGGCCGAGGGCCAGCGCGATGAGCAGCAGCACCGCGTACACGCTGATCAGCACCAGCCCGGTACGGCGGTGCCCGGCCCGCAGGTGCGCGGCACCGGGCACGACGGCGGACAGCGCGGTCCAGCCGAGCACGGCCGCCGGGGTCAGCGGCTTGGCGAAGCGCGGGGCTCTCGAACCGGAGCCGGGCTTGGCGGGACGGGAGGCGGGCTTGCCGGGGCGCGCGGAGGATTCACCGGGGCGCGCGGAGGATTTACCGGGGCGTGCGGAGGACTTGCCGGGGCGTGCGGGCCCGGGCTTGCCGGGGGCTGCGGAGGAGGGCTTGCCGGGGCGTGCGGACGAG
The nucleotide sequence above comes from Nonomuraea gerenzanensis. Encoded proteins:
- a CDS encoding LCP family protein, whose translation is MSNRDGVDTAPEGRKRRPSRRTRPASDTNGAPAQDAAGAPAPGKPGTPVSGTSGAPGEGKPGASGSARPGKTAPGTPAAEPPAAPGKLVAGAPAGRPAGSGKPSSARPGKPSSAAPGKPGPARPGKSSARPGKSSARPGESSARPGKPASRPAKPGSGSRAPRFAKPLTPAAVLGWTALSAVVPGAAHLRAGHRRTGLVLISVYAVLLLIALALGLTVAGDLANAAWLADRGNMMTVVVIAGVLALAWFAVLATSYVALGPNRLNQQGQILTGIVVGVLCVSVMSPFALTANYVLTFRDAVGSIFKETPDPGDPQITHNPEDPWNGKDRVNFLLIGGDAAGNRTGVRTDSMNVASVDLRTGATVLFSLPRNLQHVRFPTSSPLHKQFPNGFMAELPNGGLLNEVWQYANDNPQLMGGKNRGPRALMDAIGYTLGLKLDYYMLMNMYGFADLVDAIGGLRIRVDQDVKWGGLYGTAGTIKAGYRKLTGEQALWYGRSRVGSDDFSRMSRQRCVIGAFAQQATPAVILARFEKIAGAAKRLAQTNIPQSLLPALVELAVKVKDAKITSLQFVPPEFYSGRPDWAKIRTATKKAINDSLRPARRAQTANVSASPSVTASTPARTRTATPTQTPTRNSQKTGAQSLDELCGL